A window of Sulfurimonas sp. C5 contains these coding sequences:
- a CDS encoding twin-arginine translocase TatA/TatE family subunit, producing MGMPSGTELLLIFGIIVLLFGAKKIPDLAKGLGKGIKNFKDEMKDVNNEVASEEPKKVEGETTEVASASETEAPKNTTTQA from the coding sequence ATGGGTATGCCAAGCGGAACAGAACTACTGCTTATATTTGGAATCATTGTACTTTTATTCGGAGCTAAAAAAATACCTGATTTAGCAAAAGGTTTAGGAAAAGGTATCAAAAATTTTAAAGATGAAATGAAAGATGTGAATAATGAAGTAGCATCTGAAGAGCCTAAAAAAGTTGAAGGTGAAACTACAGAAGTAGCATCTGCATCTGAAACTGAAGCTCCAAAAAATACTACTACACAAGCGTAA